One window from the genome of Pseudomonas frederiksbergensis encodes:
- a CDS encoding FecR family protein, with protein sequence MSAALGKPVSARVLDAAIAWQLSLDSGCGGPHEREAFAQWHAADEEHARAWQQLGMLDQRFSIASGPARAALLQSKASIRRRVRKVGSGLASIVAVIGLALFAGDRYLPLDYWLADQRTATGEQRTLRLADGTLINLNTHSALDVRFDDKQRRIVLQEGEILVETGHNDPRPFIVETREGSMRALGTRFLVKLEDQGTRLSVLKSAVAAHPQRSDEEQILREGQQVLMRRDGLGPTLALNPGADAWTRGMLVVDNARLEDLVRELGRYRRGYLGVEPQVADLRITGSFPLHDTDLALAALLPTLPVQVEHRTRWWVMVGPRAEAKP encoded by the coding sequence ATGAGTGCGGCGCTTGGCAAACCGGTCTCGGCCCGCGTCCTGGACGCGGCCATCGCCTGGCAACTGTCCCTGGACTCTGGCTGCGGCGGTCCTCACGAGCGCGAAGCCTTCGCCCAATGGCACGCCGCCGATGAGGAACACGCCCGCGCCTGGCAACAACTGGGCATGCTCGACCAGCGCTTCAGCATCGCCAGCGGACCTGCCCGGGCCGCGTTGCTGCAATCAAAGGCCAGCATTCGTCGACGGGTGCGCAAGGTCGGCAGCGGCCTGGCCAGTATCGTCGCGGTCATCGGCCTGGCGCTGTTCGCTGGCGATCGTTACCTGCCGCTGGATTATTGGCTGGCCGACCAGCGCACCGCCACGGGCGAACAGCGCACGTTGCGCCTGGCGGACGGGACTTTGATCAACCTCAACACCCACAGCGCGCTGGACGTGCGTTTCGACGACAAGCAGCGGCGTATCGTCCTGCAGGAAGGCGAGATCCTGGTGGAAACCGGCCACAACGATCCGCGCCCTTTTATCGTCGAGACGCGCGAAGGCAGCATGCGCGCCTTGGGCACGCGTTTCCTGGTCAAGCTAGAAGATCAGGGCACACGCTTGAGCGTATTGAAATCCGCAGTGGCGGCGCATCCGCAGCGCAGCGATGAAGAACAGATCCTGCGGGAAGGCCAGCAAGTGCTGATGCGCCGGGATGGACTCGGGCCGACCTTGGCCTTGAACCCCGGCGCCGATGCCTGGACCCGCGGCATGCTGGTGGTGGATAACGCGCGCCTTGAAGACCTGGTCCGAGAGCTGGGACGCTACCGGCGTGGTTATCTGGGCGTCGAGCCCCAAGTGGCCGACTTGCGGATTACCGGCAGCTTTCCATTGCACGACACCGACCTGGCACTGGCCGCCCTTCTGCCGACCTTGCCGGTGCAGGTCGAACATCGCACGCGCTGGTGGGTGATGGTGGGGCCTCGGGCTGAAGCCAAGCCCTGA
- a CDS encoding TonB-dependent siderophore receptor, with protein MSRPLETLLRPSLLAVAIALATPLACGPLLAAEQASAVRVYDLPAAPLAGTLNQIASQAGLALSLNPSLASGKTSAPVQGQFDATGALREALRGTGLQLEQSSAGTYSLVAVPEGVMVLPETSVIGAGVSETAWGPTDGYAVTRTAAGTKTDTPIVELPRSVSVVTRQQMEDRSVLNLNDALRYTAGVQSSGYGSDSRNDWLLVRGFVPTQFLDGLPLPKGNYVTPKIEPWNLERIAVLRGPASSVYGQTPPGGMLDMVSRRPQAESSNEVELQAGSNEHKQINFDSTGKVDDEGQFLYRLSGTVRDSNAQVDHIPDKRYNIAPSVTWNINDDTRLTFLSQYTRDDTGITGQFLPLQGTKLSSPAGKISHHKNLGDPDWEFYDRTYYALGYAFEHRLNDTWQFRQNLRYTKSDLETQGISAGGQFWPDGPDQSVDANGNVKRSASVIDEDISQFAVDNNFQADFQTGVLSHTLLLGLDHQRSNSNSRWDWGSTGVPTSNINNPTYGQDFSNVQYFTMYDYNQKTNQTGLYFQDQIALDNWRLTLGGREDWIHTGTVFHNQNDATNTQRDKKFSGNAALSYVFDNGVTPYISFAQSFQAAAGSTVNSTEAFKPTEGEQYEAGIKYQPPGTKTLLTAAVFDLTQKNNSVTENNVTRQVGEVQVRGLELEASGNVTDNLKLVGSYTYTDSEITKGTAAEEGKRMAQVPRNQATAWADYTWHNGPLDGFGVGAGVRYVGDTYGNTTNTDWGHVSSYTVYDASAHYDLGRLNKTLKGVTVAVDAKNIFNKDYLSTCDGFYCYYGDQRNVVASVNYKW; from the coding sequence ATGTCCCGCCCGCTTGAGACCCTGTTGCGCCCCAGCCTGTTGGCCGTTGCCATTGCCCTGGCTACTCCGTTGGCCTGCGGTCCGTTGCTTGCCGCCGAACAGGCATCCGCCGTTCGCGTCTACGATCTGCCCGCCGCACCATTGGCCGGCACCCTGAACCAGATCGCCAGCCAGGCAGGTCTCGCCCTGAGCCTGAATCCGTCCCTGGCGTCGGGCAAGACCTCGGCCCCGGTCCAAGGCCAATTCGATGCCACTGGTGCGTTGCGTGAAGCCTTGCGCGGCACCGGCCTGCAACTGGAGCAAAGCAGCGCCGGCACCTACAGCCTGGTGGCCGTGCCCGAAGGTGTGATGGTCCTGCCGGAAACCAGCGTGATCGGCGCGGGCGTCAGCGAAACCGCGTGGGGGCCGACCGATGGCTACGCGGTCACCCGCACCGCCGCCGGCACCAAGACCGATACGCCGATCGTCGAGCTGCCCCGCTCGGTCTCGGTGGTCACGCGCCAGCAGATGGAAGACCGCTCGGTGCTCAACCTCAATGACGCGCTGCGCTACACCGCCGGCGTGCAGAGCAGCGGCTACGGTTCAGACTCCCGCAACGACTGGCTGCTGGTGCGCGGCTTCGTACCCACTCAATTCCTTGATGGCCTGCCGCTGCCCAAGGGCAACTACGTCACGCCGAAAATCGAGCCCTGGAACCTCGAACGCATCGCCGTGCTTCGCGGCCCGGCCTCCTCGGTCTACGGCCAGACGCCACCCGGCGGCATGCTCGACATGGTCAGCCGCCGTCCACAGGCTGAAAGCAGCAATGAAGTTGAATTGCAGGCAGGCAGCAACGAACACAAGCAGATCAACTTCGACAGCACCGGCAAGGTCGATGACGAAGGCCAGTTCCTGTACCGACTCAGCGGCACCGTGCGCGACAGTAACGCCCAGGTCGATCACATCCCCGACAAGCGCTACAACATCGCCCCCAGCGTGACCTGGAATATCAACGACGACACCCGCCTGACCTTCCTGTCGCAATACACCCGCGACGACACCGGCATCACCGGGCAATTCCTGCCGCTGCAAGGCACCAAGCTGTCTTCGCCAGCGGGCAAGATTTCCCATCACAAGAACCTGGGTGATCCGGACTGGGAATTCTACGACCGCACCTACTACGCACTCGGTTACGCGTTTGAGCACCGTCTGAACGACACCTGGCAGTTCCGCCAGAACCTGCGCTATACCAAGAGCGACCTGGAAACCCAAGGCATCTCCGCCGGCGGCCAATTCTGGCCGGATGGCCCGGATCAATCGGTGGACGCCAACGGCAACGTCAAGCGCAGCGCCAGCGTCATCGACGAGGACATCAGCCAGTTCGCCGTGGATAACAATTTCCAGGCCGACTTCCAGACCGGCGTTCTGAGCCACACGCTGCTGCTGGGCCTGGATCACCAGCGCTCCAACAGCAACTCGCGCTGGGATTGGGGTTCGACGGGCGTGCCGACCAGCAACATCAACAACCCGACCTACGGACAGGATTTTTCCAACGTCCAGTACTTCACGATGTACGACTACAACCAGAAGACCAACCAGACCGGCCTGTACTTCCAGGACCAGATCGCCTTGGACAACTGGCGCCTGACCCTCGGCGGCCGTGAGGACTGGATCCACACCGGCACCGTGTTCCACAACCAGAACGACGCGACCAACACCCAGCGCGACAAAAAATTCAGCGGCAACGCCGCATTGAGCTACGTGTTCGATAACGGGGTGACGCCGTATATCTCCTTCGCCCAGTCGTTCCAGGCGGCGGCAGGTTCAACCGTCAACAGCACCGAAGCGTTCAAGCCCACCGAAGGCGAACAGTACGAAGCCGGTATCAAGTATCAACCGCCCGGCACCAAGACCTTGCTCACCGCTGCGGTGTTCGACCTGACCCAGAAAAACAACTCCGTCACCGAAAACAACGTCACCCGCCAAGTCGGTGAAGTCCAAGTCCGCGGCCTGGAGCTGGAAGCGTCCGGAAATGTCACCGATAACCTGAAACTCGTCGGCTCCTACACCTACACCGACAGCGAAATCACCAAAGGCACCGCCGCCGAAGAAGGCAAGCGCATGGCCCAGGTGCCGCGCAACCAGGCCACCGCATGGGCCGACTACACCTGGCACAACGGCCCCCTGGACGGGTTCGGCGTGGGGGCCGGCGTGCGCTATGTCGGCGACACCTATGGCAACACCACCAATACCGATTGGGGCCACGTCAGTTCCTACACCGTGTACGACGCCTCGGCCCATTACGACCTGGGCCGCCTGAACAAAACGCTCAAGGGCGTCACGGTGGCCGTGGATGCGAAGAACATCTTCAACAAGGACTACCTGTCCACCTGCGATGGCTTCTATTGCTACTACGGCGACCAACGCAACGTCGTCGCCAGCGTGAATTACAAATGGTAA
- a CDS encoding PepSY-associated TM helix domain-containing protein, producing MKSKTIRRWSFVHTWTSLICTVFLLMLAITGLPLIFHHEIEHLLGDAPELREMPAGTPPLDLAQLVEKAKAHRPGEVVQYFGWDEDDPNGIITIMAPTPGTEPNSSHTFMLDARTGEALEMPSANGGFMMVMLRLHVDMFAGLPGKLLLAFMGFLFVIAIVSGVVLYLPFMRRLKFATVRQDKSTRLRWLDLHNLIGVVTLVWALTVGVTGVIAACADLIIAAWRNDSLSAMVEPYRNAPPLTELAPATRLLDIAKDVAPGMEPSFIAFPGTLFSSEHHYSVFMKGSTHLTSHLLTPVLIDASTLDVTAVAERPWYMDMMSLSLPLHFGDYGGRPMQIFWATLDILTIIVLGSGVYLWVVRRKAAKRATVGAEVAP from the coding sequence ATGAAAAGCAAAACCATCCGCCGCTGGTCCTTCGTCCACACCTGGACCAGCCTGATCTGCACGGTGTTCCTGCTGATGCTGGCGATCACCGGGCTGCCGTTGATTTTCCATCATGAAATCGAGCACCTGCTGGGCGATGCGCCAGAGCTGCGGGAAATGCCGGCCGGCACGCCGCCGCTGGACCTTGCGCAGCTGGTGGAAAAAGCCAAGGCCCATCGTCCGGGCGAGGTGGTCCAGTATTTTGGCTGGGACGAGGACGACCCCAACGGCATCATCACCATCATGGCGCCGACGCCGGGCACCGAACCCAATTCCTCCCACACGTTCATGCTCGATGCGCGCACCGGCGAAGCTCTGGAAATGCCCTCGGCCAACGGCGGTTTCATGATGGTCATGCTGCGCCTGCACGTCGACATGTTCGCCGGTTTGCCGGGCAAATTGCTGCTGGCGTTCATGGGTTTCCTGTTCGTGATCGCCATCGTCTCCGGCGTGGTGTTGTACTTGCCATTCATGCGCCGCTTGAAGTTCGCCACGGTGCGCCAGGACAAATCCACGCGGCTGCGCTGGCTCGACCTGCACAACCTGATCGGCGTGGTCACGCTGGTGTGGGCATTGACCGTCGGCGTTACCGGTGTGATCGCCGCTTGCGCCGACCTGATCATCGCCGCATGGCGCAACGACAGTCTCAGCGCCATGGTCGAGCCCTATCGCAACGCGCCGCCATTGACCGAACTGGCGCCGGCAACCCGCTTGCTGGACATCGCCAAGGACGTCGCGCCAGGCATGGAACCAAGCTTCATCGCATTCCCTGGCACGCTGTTCTCCAGCGAACACCATTACAGCGTGTTCATGAAAGGCAGCACCCATCTGACTTCTCATCTGCTGACACCGGTGCTGATCGACGCCAGCACCCTGGACGTTACCGCCGTGGCCGAACGGCCGTGGTACATGGACATGATGAGCCTGTCCCTGCCCTTGCATTTCGGCGATTACGGTGGCCGGCCGATGCAGATTTTCTGGGCGACCCTGGACATCCTGACCATCATCGTCCTGGGCAGTGGTGTTTATCTGTGGGTCGTTCGGCGTAAGGCCGCCAAGCGCGCAACCGTCGGCGCGGAGGTCGCTCCGTGA
- a CDS encoding glutathione S-transferase yields MSTPSMTLFHNPASPFVRKVLVLLHETGQQDRVALQLSQLTPVKPDRALIDDNPLSKIPALRLANGTVIHDSRVILDYLDHQHVGNPLIPREGAARWRRLTLASLADGIMDAAVMIRYETALRPAEKHWAEWLDAQRDKIRRAVGMLEAEAIAELASHFDVASISVACALGYLDLRHPDLEWRKANPQLAKWFAEVSLRPSMVETVPRV; encoded by the coding sequence ATGTCCACACCCAGCATGACCCTGTTCCATAACCCTGCTTCGCCTTTCGTCCGCAAGGTCCTGGTGCTGCTGCACGAAACCGGCCAGCAGGACCGCGTGGCGCTGCAACTGAGTCAACTTACGCCGGTCAAGCCGGACCGGGCGCTGATCGATGACAACCCCTTGAGCAAGATCCCGGCCCTGCGGCTGGCCAACGGGACGGTGATCCATGACAGCCGCGTCATCCTCGACTACCTCGATCACCAGCACGTCGGCAATCCGCTGATCCCACGTGAGGGCGCGGCTCGCTGGCGGCGCTTGACCCTGGCCTCGCTCGCCGACGGGATCATGGACGCGGCGGTGATGATCCGCTATGAGACCGCGCTACGTCCTGCGGAAAAACACTGGGCCGAATGGCTCGATGCGCAACGGGACAAGATTCGTCGCGCCGTGGGCATGCTCGAAGCCGAGGCGATTGCCGAACTGGCCAGCCATTTCGACGTCGCCTCCATCAGCGTCGCCTGCGCCCTGGGTTACCTGGACCTGCGCCATCCCGACCTGGAATGGCGCAAGGCCAATCCCCAATTGGCGAAGTGGTTTGCCGAGGTGAGCTTGCGGCCTTCAATGGTCGAGACGGTGCCCAGGGTTTAG
- the creD gene encoding cell envelope integrity protein CreD, with product MNRSLAIKLGMIALLILLLMIPLLMISGLIDERQELRDGVLQDIARSSSHSQQLIGPMIVVPFRKDVKVWNTNEKTGVRFLETVERSGELYFLPEQFELDGQVRTETRARGIYEARLFHADNRIDGRFKVPERYGVAAKDFADYRFDEPYLSVGISDIRGIENALTLTLNQQTVDFLPGSRLGWLGQGVHVPLPMITAQGSPELTFGFDLRLQGTGELQILPVGKSTKVHLSADWPHPSFIGNYLPVDREINEQGFSADWQTSFFSTNLLETLQACEPRDGCEAFRSRAFGVSFVDPVDQYLKSDRAIKYALLFIALTFAGFFLFEVLKSLAVHPVQYALVGVALAFFYLLLLSLSEHIGFTLAYLASAGACVVLIGFYVCHVLRSVSHGLGFSAGLAGLYGLLYGLLSAEDYALLMGSLLLFGLLGVFMVLTRKLDWYGVGAKPAAAMSFDLGEVK from the coding sequence ATGAACCGCAGTCTCGCTATAAAACTGGGCATGATTGCCCTCTTGATCCTCTTGCTGATGATCCCGCTGTTGATGATCAGCGGCCTTATCGATGAACGCCAGGAACTGCGCGACGGGGTGCTGCAGGACATTGCCCGCAGCTCCAGCCACAGCCAGCAACTGATCGGGCCGATGATCGTCGTGCCGTTTCGCAAGGACGTGAAGGTCTGGAATACCAACGAAAAGACGGGCGTGCGTTTCCTGGAAACCGTCGAACGAAGTGGCGAGTTGTACTTCTTGCCGGAGCAATTCGAACTCGACGGCCAGGTCCGCACCGAAACCCGCGCCCGAGGGATCTACGAAGCGCGCTTGTTCCACGCCGACAATCGAATCGACGGGCGCTTCAAGGTGCCGGAGCGCTACGGCGTCGCGGCGAAGGACTTTGCCGACTATCGCTTTGACGAGCCGTACCTGAGCGTCGGCATCAGCGACATTCGCGGCATCGAGAATGCGTTGACCCTGACGCTGAACCAGCAGACCGTCGATTTTCTTCCCGGCTCACGGCTTGGCTGGCTGGGGCAGGGCGTACATGTGCCGCTGCCGATGATCACTGCCCAAGGCAGCCCGGAACTGACCTTCGGTTTCGACCTGCGCCTGCAAGGCACCGGTGAGCTGCAGATCCTGCCGGTGGGCAAGTCCACCAAGGTGCACTTGTCCGCCGACTGGCCGCACCCCAGCTTCATCGGCAACTACCTGCCGGTCGATCGCGAAATCAATGAACAGGGCTTCAGTGCCGATTGGCAGACCTCGTTTTTCTCCACCAACCTCTTGGAAACGCTGCAAGCGTGCGAGCCCAGGGATGGCTGCGAAGCGTTCCGCAGTCGTGCATTCGGCGTAAGTTTTGTCGATCCGGTGGACCAATACCTCAAGAGCGATCGGGCGATCAAATATGCGCTGCTGTTCATCGCGCTGACCTTCGCCGGGTTCTTCCTCTTCGAAGTGCTCAAGAGCCTGGCGGTGCACCCGGTCCAATACGCACTGGTGGGCGTGGCCCTGGCCTTCTTCTACTTGCTGCTGTTGTCGTTGTCGGAACACATCGGCTTCACCCTGGCGTACCTGGCGTCGGCCGGTGCCTGCGTGGTGTTGATCGGTTTTTATGTCTGCCACGTGCTGCGCAGCGTCAGCCACGGCCTGGGGTTTTCAGCCGGGTTGGCGGGGTTGTACGGCTTGCTCTATGGCCTGCTGAGTGCTGAAGACTATGCGCTGTTGATGGGCTCGCTGTTGCTGTTCGGCCTGCTCGGCGTGTTCATGGTGCTGACCCGCAAGCTGGACTGGTACGGGGTGGGCGCGAAGCCTGCGGCGGCGATGAGCTTTGATCTGGGAGAGGTGAAATGA
- the creC gene encoding two-component system sensor histidine kinase CreC — MSLGIRIFLAYVLFIGLAGYFVLNTVMEEIRPGVRQSTEETLVDTANLMAEILRDDFKAGTLSQNRWPQLLESYGERQPAATIWGLPKNQVSHRIYVTDAKGIVVLDSSGVAVGQDYSRWNDVYLTLRGHYGARSTRSDPDDPASSVMHVGAPIRDNGRIIGVVTVAKPNSSLQPYIDRTERRLLAYGAGLIGLGLLLGALLSWWLSAALRRLTAYAQAVSQGRRVEVPHYRGGEFEQLAGAVEHMRTQLEGKAYVERYVHTLTHELKSPLAAIRGAAELLQSDMPTAQRQRFVSNIDSESVRMQQLIERLLNLAQVEQRQGLEDVVTVPVVAMMEELLEARGGWIEHRQLRIERHMAPDLTLTGEAFLLRQALGNLLENALDFTPAGGLLRISAERLGNLVEIRLFNQAEPIPDYALPRLSERFYSLPRPGTGRKSTGLGLNFVEEVVQLHGGAFSIGNVEGGVEVVLRLP; from the coding sequence ATGTCCCTGGGTATTCGCATCTTCCTTGCCTATGTGCTGTTTATTGGCTTGGCCGGGTATTTCGTGCTCAACACGGTCATGGAGGAAATCCGCCCCGGTGTGCGCCAGTCCACCGAGGAGACCCTGGTGGATACGGCCAACCTGATGGCCGAGATCCTGCGGGACGATTTCAAGGCCGGGACGCTTAGCCAGAACCGGTGGCCGCAGTTGCTCGAATCCTATGGCGAGCGCCAGCCGGCGGCGACGATCTGGGGCCTGCCGAAAAACCAGGTCAGCCATCGCATCTACGTCACCGATGCCAAAGGGATTGTGGTGCTGGACTCGAGTGGCGTGGCGGTGGGCCAGGATTATTCGCGCTGGAACGACGTCTACCTGACCCTGCGCGGCCACTACGGCGCCCGCTCGACCCGCAGCGATCCAGACGACCCGGCCTCTTCGGTGATGCACGTCGGGGCGCCGATCCGCGACAACGGACGAATCATCGGCGTGGTGACGGTGGCCAAGCCCAACAGCTCGTTGCAGCCTTACATCGACCGCACGGAGCGGCGTTTGCTCGCCTACGGAGCCGGTCTGATCGGGCTGGGCCTGTTATTGGGCGCGCTGCTTTCATGGTGGCTGAGCGCGGCATTGCGGCGCTTGACGGCTTATGCCCAGGCGGTCAGCCAGGGCCGTCGGGTGGAAGTGCCTCATTATCGCGGTGGCGAATTCGAGCAATTAGCGGGTGCGGTGGAGCACATGCGCACCCAGCTTGAGGGCAAGGCGTACGTCGAGCGTTATGTGCACACCCTGACCCATGAGCTCAAAAGTCCGCTGGCCGCGATCCGCGGCGCCGCCGAGCTGCTGCAGAGCGACATGCCCACCGCCCAGCGCCAGCGTTTCGTCAGCAACATCGACAGCGAAAGCGTGCGGATGCAGCAGTTGATCGAGCGTTTGCTCAACCTGGCGCAAGTCGAGCAGCGCCAAGGCCTGGAAGACGTAGTGACGGTGCCGGTGGTGGCGATGATGGAAGAGCTGCTGGAGGCACGCGGCGGCTGGATCGAACATCGTCAGTTGCGGATCGAGCGGCACATGGCGCCTGACCTGACGCTGACGGGAGAGGCGTTCTTGCTGCGCCAGGCGTTGGGCAACCTGTTGGAAAACGCCTTGGACTTCACGCCCGCCGGAGGATTGCTGCGCATCAGCGCCGAGCGCCTCGGCAACCTCGTCGAAATCCGCCTGTTCAACCAGGCCGAGCCGATTCCCGACTATGCCTTGCCGCGCCTGAGCGAGCGCTTTTACTCACTGCCGCGCCCAGGCACCGGACGCAAGAGCACCGGCCTTGGGCTGAACTTCGTCGAGGAAGTGGTGCAGTTGCATGGCGGGGCGTTCAGCATCGGCAATGTCGAAGGTGGCGTGGAAGTGGTGCTGCGGTTGCCTTGA
- the creB gene encoding two-component system response regulator CreB, with translation MPHILIVEDEAAIADTLVFALQGEGFDTTWLSLGAAALEHQKNTPADLIILDVGLPDISGFETCKNIRRFSDVPVIFLTARDGEIDRVVGLEIGADDYVVKPFSPREVAARVRAILKRVAPRPIAETGTALFQVDHDRVQISYRGKPLNLTRHEFRLLNCLLEQPERVFSREQLLDALGVASDAGYERTVDSHIKSLRAKLRLVRAEAEPIQTHRGLGYSYSPGHS, from the coding sequence ATGCCTCATATTCTGATTGTCGAAGACGAAGCCGCCATCGCCGATACGCTGGTATTCGCGCTGCAGGGCGAGGGCTTTGACACCACTTGGCTGAGCCTTGGCGCAGCTGCCCTTGAGCACCAGAAAAATACCCCTGCGGACTTGATCATCCTCGATGTAGGCCTGCCGGATATCAGCGGTTTTGAGACGTGTAAAAATATCAGACGTTTCAGCGACGTTCCGGTCATTTTTCTTACAGCTCGGGATGGCGAGATCGATCGGGTGGTAGGCCTGGAGATTGGCGCCGACGATTATGTGGTCAAGCCCTTCAGTCCGCGCGAAGTGGCCGCCAGGGTCCGCGCCATCCTCAAGCGAGTGGCGCCGCGACCGATCGCCGAGACAGGCACGGCGTTGTTCCAGGTCGACCATGATCGCGTGCAGATCAGCTACCGCGGCAAACCGCTGAACCTCACTCGCCACGAATTCCGGTTGTTGAACTGTTTGCTTGAGCAGCCCGAACGGGTCTTCAGCCGCGAACAGTTGCTCGATGCCCTCGGCGTAGCCAGCGACGCCGGTTACGAGCGCACTGTCGACAGTCACATCAAGAGCCTGCGCGCCAAGTTGCGCCTGGTCCGGGCCGAGGCCGAGCCGATCCAGACCCACCGCGGCCTCGGCTACAGCTACAGCCCGGGGCATAGTTGA
- a CDS encoding ATP-dependent zinc protease, whose amino-acid sequence MKSVLALLSLVAFPVLAAEPTLYGRYEYIALPEMGGEVLKAKMDTGALTASLSAKDIETFTRDGDDWVRFRLATKDASNKIYEHKIARISKIKTRSEEDEDDDEKIAPSKRPVVELEMCLGNVKRTVEVNLTDRSSFNYPLLIGAKALREFKAAVNPARRFTADKPNC is encoded by the coding sequence ATGAAATCCGTTCTAGCCCTGCTTTCCCTGGTGGCCTTTCCGGTGTTGGCCGCCGAACCCACGTTGTACGGGCGCTATGAATACATCGCGCTGCCGGAAATGGGCGGCGAAGTGCTCAAGGCGAAAATGGATACGGGTGCGCTGACCGCTTCGCTGTCGGCCAAGGACATCGAAACGTTTACCCGTGACGGCGATGATTGGGTGCGGTTCCGCCTGGCGACCAAAGACGCGAGCAACAAGATCTACGAGCATAAGATCGCCCGCATCAGCAAGATCAAGACCCGTTCCGAAGAGGACGAGGACGACGATGAAAAGATCGCGCCCAGCAAGCGTCCGGTGGTGGAGCTGGAAATGTGCCTGGGTAACGTCAAGCGCACCGTGGAGGTCAACCTGACCGACCGCAGCAGTTTCAACTACCCGCTGCTGATCGGCGCCAAGGCCTTGCGCGAGTTCAAGGCAGCGGTGAACCCGGCGCGGCGGTTTACGGCAGATAAACCGAACTGTTGA
- a CDS encoding acyltransferase: MRRLLTGCLVTLLLLLNTLVLFGPLMVFALLKLILPGRFRDYASWAVMWIAETWAEIDKLIFALCIPTRWDIRGGEGLRGDTSYLVISNHQSWVDIPALVQALNRRTPFFKFFLKKELIWVPFLGLAWWALDYPFMKRYTKAFLAKNPELAGKDLEITKAACELFKRQPVTVVNYLEGTRYTQAKSQAQQSPFTHLLKPKAGGVAFVLAAMGEQLDAVLDVTVVYPQERIPGFWDLISGAVPRVIIDIQTRELDPTLWQGDYENDPVFRQHVQDWVNQLWAEKDQRIATLRKESE; this comes from the coding sequence ATGCGCCGCCTGCTCACCGGCTGTCTCGTCACCCTGTTGCTGTTGCTCAACACCCTGGTGCTGTTCGGGCCGCTCATGGTGTTCGCATTGCTCAAGCTGATCCTGCCCGGACGCTTTCGCGACTATGCCTCATGGGCGGTCATGTGGATCGCCGAAACGTGGGCTGAGATCGACAAACTGATCTTTGCCCTGTGCATCCCCACTCGCTGGGACATTCGCGGTGGCGAAGGCCTGCGCGGCGACACCTCCTACCTGGTGATCAGCAATCACCAATCCTGGGTGGACATCCCCGCCCTCGTCCAGGCACTCAACCGACGCACGCCATTCTTCAAGTTTTTCCTCAAGAAAGAGCTGATCTGGGTGCCCTTCCTGGGGCTGGCCTGGTGGGCCTTGGATTATCCCTTCATGAAGCGCTACACCAAGGCGTTCCTGGCGAAGAACCCGGAGTTGGCCGGCAAAGACCTCGAAATCACCAAGGCCGCTTGCGAGTTGTTCAAGCGCCAGCCGGTCACCGTGGTGAATTATCTCGAAGGCACCCGTTACACGCAGGCCAAAAGCCAGGCGCAGCAGTCGCCCTTCACTCACCTGCTCAAGCCCAAGGCCGGTGGCGTGGCGTTCGTGCTGGCGGCGATGGGCGAGCAATTGGACGCGGTGCTCGACGTCACGGTGGTCTATCCGCAGGAACGGATCCCCGGCTTCTGGGATTTGATCAGCGGCGCCGTGCCCAGGGTCATCATCGACATCCAGACCCGCGAACTAGACCCGACGCTATGGCAGGGCGACTATGAAAACGATCCGGTGTTTCGCCAGCATGTCCAGGACTGGGTCAACCAGCTCTGGGCCGAGAAGGACCAGCGCATCGCCACGTTGCGCAAAGAGTCCGAGTGA
- a CDS encoding DUF2780 domain-containing protein encodes MKVFCGFALSCLLSVAASPAFAQFSLGDAANVLSALQGDQQEGAVAAAPEAAGLLNSLGSELHITPEQAIGGAGAMLGLARNRLSEPQFSELSKSVPGLDQIAGNSAIGGLNGLGGLLGDASGKNALLDGLLGNVKDTDDLNSAFGALGMDSGMIGQFAPIILQYLGQQGVASSLLQNLGGIWGSGAGI; translated from the coding sequence ATGAAGGTTTTTTGCGGTTTTGCACTGTCTTGCCTGTTGTCAGTGGCAGCCAGCCCGGCCTTCGCGCAGTTCAGCCTCGGTGACGCGGCCAACGTGTTGTCGGCCCTCCAGGGCGATCAGCAGGAGGGCGCCGTGGCCGCTGCGCCGGAAGCTGCCGGGCTGCTCAATTCCCTGGGCTCGGAGCTCCATATCACCCCGGAGCAAGCCATTGGCGGTGCCGGCGCGATGCTGGGGCTGGCAAGGAACCGCCTCAGCGAGCCGCAGTTCTCCGAACTGAGCAAAAGCGTGCCGGGGCTGGATCAGATCGCCGGCAACAGCGCCATCGGCGGGCTCAACGGATTGGGTGGCTTGCTGGGCGACGCGTCGGGCAAAAATGCCTTGCTCGATGGGCTGCTGGGCAACGTCAAGGACACCGACGACCTGAACAGCGCCTTCGGCGCGCTGGGCATGGACAGCGGCATGATTGGCCAATTCGCGCCGATTATCTTGCAGTACCTCGGTCAGCAGGGCGTGGCCAGTTCATTGCTGCAAAACCTGGGTGGCATCTGGGGAAGCGGTGCCGGGATCTGA